GTTTAAACCTAAATTAACCCCAAACTTTTTTTTAATGTGGTTCACTTCGGTTTTATCGATGGTAAAACCCCGACTCTAACCCAACATTACCCGGACTGATCTGATCTGAAAAATGTGGTTCATAAACGGGTCTGAAACACCTAACCCCTATAACTTGAAAACCGATAACCAGAACCGACACAAATCTAAAACTCGAATGACCATCATTATAAGACGTCAAAATTAATTTGATCTCAGTTATAGACGTCAAAATTAATTTGAGCAGTTTGTTACACTTTAACTTTTCGAAAACCAATCCTAAAATCTCAAACATGTTTTAATGAACAGATTTGATTAATAAACTGGATAGAATACATATTTGAAATTAAAGAAATAGCTAGAGGAACACATTATTATCCCCGGAAATTACACTGAAAGCACACAAGACAAGAACGGTACGGAGAACCAGATACTAGAATAGAACCAAGAACGGAACTTCCTGGAACCACCCGTTCACGACGACTGAGCCAGAAGACAAGGAGAAACACCACATAGAAATGAGAAGAAACAACACACAAAAATAACCCCCTTACTCTCAGACACACCTTCAACAGCATTCCAAAGACCCCAACTTCTTTATAAATTTAACACATCGAGGATCGAGGAAGAACACGAGCATGTAATACGTTAACTCTTCAACAATGATGATACATTTAAGAGACCAATATTTGTATTCGCCATCTTACAATCGATGAAGATGGTACTGTTACAAAATGTTAAAATCTTTTAAAGAACAAATGCGTACTATTATCTAGTGTAATTTAAATAGACAACATAAGAGATAAAGAAGTTCATGAGAGAATAATCCTAGCTCGATATTTGTGCCATTAACGGGGGTACTAGGACTATTATTCATGTTTTATTTCATCTTTGAACATATTCAACTTTGACCAATAAGATGTATGAGCAAGATCGGTATCTATATTATGTAGAGAAAAAAAAGTGTTGTTTTTACAAAATCATTAACAAAATGCTACTAATGTTTACCGAGTAGAAAGTAAAATTCTCAGTATTTTCTTTTGTAAGACGCTGTAGCTTATCTTTAAAGAATAGCCCTGGTCAAAAAATGATACTCCAGAGCCTACTTATAATGTTTCACTGCATAACAAAGTTTTGATATGTTCAAAAAAAACTCATCCATTTTTTCTATTCATTTGAAGCCAGCAATTGTATCTGCTGTGTTAGAATCTCAAGATTCCTAGACCTCTCTGGAGTAAGCTGTCCAAAATCAAAGTCATCTGCTCTCTCCATTTCTTCTTGTATCACCTTCATGGTTTCATCCTCCTCCTCCTCCAATGTTGCATCATCCTTTCCTTTCTTCACATTCTTCTTCTTTGAAGGGCTCAACAACAAAAGCTTTTCCCATGCCCCATCATCATACAGATCAGGTATGATCAACGGCACGTGATTCTCATCCAAGCAGAACTTCAACATATCTGCGTTTCTCAAGAAGTCATTCATGTCACTCGAGCTTGACTTTTCTGTTCCCTCTGATTGTGGCTGCTGGTATGTTACTAAAGGAAGACCACTTGAGTATGATTCTCCTTCATCTATAACTTCTTCCAAAATCTTTGCTCCTCCTCCTCCTCCTTCCGCCTTTATCCAGCTACTCTCCTTTGGTTGAAGCAACTGAACCAAGAGACTTGGATTCTGCATAACCATCACCAGAAACGAAAGCATCTCCTGCTGACTCTCTTCCATTCCTTGAACTCTGTCTTCCAAGTGTAGCATCTTCGTGCCGGTAACCTCCTGGTACTGCCTGACTTTGACAAGCTCCTGCGCCAATGCCTTCTTATCCCCTTTTAAGATATCAACTTCTTTCCACAGCTCACTCTTCTCAGTATCATCTTCCTTACAAGTACTTTCCTGTTTTTTGGAAACGTTTTTGCTCTGATGGTCACTACTCTGAACATTCTTCCTCCGGATAACGTTCTTTAGCAAATCCTTTCGACCTCTTACAAACCAGTCGTTCGCAAACTCGCAATCAACTTTTCTAAAACCCTGGAAGGAAGATAAGAAAATCACAAACGTTACTCTCATTACACCACATCCAAGAATCAGGCACATGTGCACAGAGGAAGTGACATCAAGTAATCAAAATTCTCTAAAAGCTATACACTTTACAGAAGCAGAGAAACAAAAAAGTTAGACTACGATTCAAGATTTCAAGAAACAGCACAAAAACACCAAACGGGCGATTCAAGAAAACAACATATATAATCTTTGATTCTTATGACAGAGAGGGAAAAACGTAGATGTTGAGCTGACGGACGAAGCTAGAGAGATTGCTGTGTTTGAAGTATTTGGGCAAGAGCTGAGCAGAGAAGACGTTCGTGTCCGAGATAACGAAGCTGTTATCTGCACCGCTACTCCACGAGATGACGGAATCAGTTGAGGAATCGTCGACCATCTCGTAGCATTTCCTCAGGAACGGCGCCACTGAAGAAGACGAAGACGAAACACCGTCCGACGATTTCACCATAACTCGACTCTCGAGTTCTTTGATTAAAGTTTTGAATTTTGAATTACTTTGGTGCGATTAAAGAAGACAGGAACAGACTTGAAGGCAGGGCAAAGGATCGCTCTCTCAATCAATCAAAGGAAATTACAAGGAAGAGAGAGGGAGGGAGGATCTGTCAAGCTTTTAGATTTTTTTGTTTGTTTGTTCTACAAAATCGTTAAGATATTTTTCAAGTCTTCCGATATTTTTGAAAGTCTTCTCTCCCTTAGGCTTATTTAGATATAATTACATAAACCGACCTTTTTTTACAAGCGAAGTAGCACATTTTTAAGTTTATGTCACAAAATAGCTTTTAAAAACTAAAATGACCAAAATAGCATTTTATCTTTTGAAAAATTTAAATTTTTCAAAATTTTTTAAAATTTGAAATCTTATCCCAAAACTTCACTCCCCAACCCTAAACCGTAAAACTTAAACTATAAACCCTAAACCCTAAATCCTAAACCATAAACCCCACCCCTAAACTCTAAACCCTAAACTCTAGACCCTAAACCCTAAACCCTAAACCCTAAATCCTAAATCCTAAACCCCAACCCTTAACCCTTAACTCTAAACCCTAATATATATATTAATTTACCATTGGAGTATAAGTGTATATTTATTTCTTTTGATAAAACATTAAGTGCTATTTTGGTCATTTTTATTTTTAGAATTTATATTTGTGACAAAAACTTTTTTAGTGCTATCCTAGTCATTTTTTTATAGACACAACTGATCCCTTATATACTAAAGGAGAAACAATGTAATAAATGTGTTCATACTAAACTGGACACATGTAATGTATAGAAGCATTGTAATAAATGCGTTTACACTAAAATTGACACATATCCCATTTAGAGAGATTCTCAGCCAAACTCTACATAAATATGTTCACACTATGTACTTTACGTTTTTTGATATAAAACTCACATGCATGGTTCTTCTTTACGTTATTTTTACTGTTTACGAATAGAGCTTAGACAAATTATTCATAAATTTTGATTTGATTCGTTATTCGTTTTGATTCAAACCGAAAAATCTGGATATCCGTTACTCTACGAAGCAAATCAAATACTAAAATGCAATATACGTAAAAAAAAAAAAACAAATCACAAATATCTATATTTATAGGAACGAATATCCAATATGATCTGTTATATGCATATATATATATATATACATATATTTAAAGAATTATATATAAGTTATATATTATAGTTTATATAAATTTTACAATATTTTTTTGTTGTTAAATAATTTCATTTTAAGAATTTTATTTTTCACGTATTATTTTGAAAA
This genomic interval from Brassica oleracea var. oleracea cultivar TO1000 chromosome C2, BOL, whole genome shotgun sequence contains the following:
- the LOC106327918 gene encoding heat stress transcription factor A-8-like isoform X2 → MVKSSDGVSSSSSSVAPFLRKCYEMVDDSSTDSVISWSSGADNSFVISDTNVFSAQLLPKYFKHSNLSSFGFRKVDCEFANDWFVRGRKDLLKNVIRRKNVQSSDHQSKNVSKKQESTCKEDDTEKSELWKEVDILKGDKKALAQELVKVRQYQEVTGTKMLHLEDRVQGMEESQQEMLSFLVMVMQNPSLLVQLLQPKESSWIKAEGGGGGAKILEEVIDEGESYSSGLPLVTYQQPQSEGTEKSSSSDMNDFLRNADMLKFCLDENHVPLIIPDLYDDGAWEKLLLLSPSKKKNVKKGKDDATLEEEEDETMKVIQEEMERADDFDFGQLTPERSRNLEILTQQIQLLASNE
- the LOC106327918 gene encoding heat stress transcription factor A-8-like isoform X1 is translated as MVKSSDGVSSSSSSVAPFLRKCYEMVDDSSTDSVISWSSGADNSFVISDTNVFSAQLLPKYFKHSNLSSFVRQLNIYGFRKVDCEFANDWFVRGRKDLLKNVIRRKNVQSSDHQSKNVSKKQESTCKEDDTEKSELWKEVDILKGDKKALAQELVKVRQYQEVTGTKMLHLEDRVQGMEESQQEMLSFLVMVMQNPSLLVQLLQPKESSWIKAEGGGGGAKILEEVIDEGESYSSGLPLVTYQQPQSEGTEKSSSSDMNDFLRNADMLKFCLDENHVPLIIPDLYDDGAWEKLLLLSPSKKKNVKKGKDDATLEEEEDETMKVIQEEMERADDFDFGQLTPERSRNLEILTQQIQLLASNE